From the Tetrapisispora phaffii CBS 4417 chromosome 10, complete genome genome, one window contains:
- the TPHA0J01050 gene encoding uncharacterized protein (similar to Saccharomyces cerevisiae SER3 (YER081W) and SER33 (YIL074C); ancestral locus Anc_7.273) — protein MSALDMNNLQNSFQQALNVSPGAVSTSPTQSFMNTIPKRLENFNSNQKALKPFSTGDIKILLLENVNQTAIDIFKNQGYQVDFYKSSLPEAELAEKIKDVHAIGIRSKTQLTEKILQQAKNLVVVGCFCIGTNQVDLAAAARLGIAVFNSPFSNSRSVAELVIAEIIILARQVGDRSIELHTGTWNKVSAKCWEVRGKTLGIIGYGHIGAQLSVLAESMGLHVIYYDIVTIMSLGTAKQVSTLDELLNNSDFVTLHVPETPETKNILSAPQFAAMKHGAYVINASRGTVVDIPALIQAMKVGKVAGAALDVYPQEPAKNGSGAFSNELNKWTSELVSLPNVLLTPHIGGSTEEAQSSIGIEVSTALSKYINEGNSTGSVNFPEVSLRALKLDQENTVRVLYIHKNVPGVLKTVNNILSDHNIEKQFSDSNGEIAYLMADISSVNQDDIKLIYDQLNETTEKIRIRLLY, from the coding sequence ATGTCTGCACTAGATATGaataatttacaaaattcGTTTCAGCAAGCTCTGAACGTTTCTCCAGGGGCTGTTTCTACTTCTCCAACTCAATCTTTTATGAACACAATTCCAAAAAGATtggaaaattttaatagcAACCAAAAGGCTTTAAAACCCTTCTCCACAGGTGATATTAAGATCTTACTATTGGAAAATGTTAATCAAACTGCAATTGATATCTTCAAAAACCAAGGTTATCAAGTCGATTTTTATAAGTCTTCATTACCAGAAGCTGAATTAGCtgaaaagattaaagaTGTCCATGCAATTGGTATCAGATCAAAGACTCAATTGactgaaaaaatattgcaaCAAGCAAAAAATTTGGTTGTCGTGGGTTGTTTCTGTATTGGTACAAATCAAGTTGATTTAGCTGCTGCCGCAAGATTGGGTATTGCTGTCTTCAACTCGCCATTCTCGAATTCAAGATCCGTTGCTGAGTTAGTAATTGCCGAAATTATCATCTTAGCAAGACAAGTAGGGGACagatcaattgaattacaCACAGGTACATGGAATAAAGTCTCTGCAAAATGTTGGGAAGTAAGAGGCAAAACTTTGGGGATTATCGGCTATGGTCACATCGGTGCCCAATTATCTGTTCTAGCTGAATCAATGGGTTTGCACGTCATCTATTATGATATTGTCACAATCATGTCATTAGGTACTGCTAAACAAGTCTCTACATTAGACGAGTTGTTGAACAACTCGGATTTTGTCACTTTACATGTTCCAGAAACTCcagaaacaaaaaacatCTTGTCTGCTCCACAGTTCGCAGCTATGAAACATGGTGCATATGTTATCAACGCCTCTAGAGGTACTGTGGTCGATATTCCAGCTTTGATTCAAGCCATGAAAGTAGGGAAAGTCGCAGGTGCTGCTTTGGATGTTTACCCACAAGAACCTGCTAAGAACGGTTCAGGTGCATTCTctaatgaattgaataaatgGACATCAGAATTAGTCTCTTTGCCAAATGTCCTCTTAACCCCACATATCGGTGGCTCTACCGAAGAAGCTCAAAGTTCAATCGGTATCGAAGTCTCTACTGCTCTATCTAAATACATCAATGAAGGTAACTCTACAGGTTCAGTGAACTTCCCAGAAGTCTCTCTAAGAGCATTGAAATTGGATCAAGAAAATACAGTGCGTGTATTGTATATTCACAAAAACGTTCCAGGTGTGCTAAAGActgttaataatatcttaTCAGATCATAACATTGAAAAACAGTTTTCAGACTCTAACGGTGAAATTGCTTACTTAATGGCTGATATCTCAAGCGTTAATCAAGATgacattaaattaatttatgaTCAATTGAATGAAACTACCGAAAAGATCAGAATTAGACTACTATACTAA
- the SEC6 gene encoding SNARE-binding exocyst subunit SEC6 (similar to Saccharomyces cerevisiae SEC6 (YIL068C); ancestral locus Anc_7.258), whose protein sequence is MPQTTNIEKVSDLLKDDISLEKISGIKEQLIKEKSTLEYQLSKKSDHYYGLVEEGLNLLDISQESVKVVRQSLNDVNKLSTENRSSISRYDVIFNSTKAYEFIDMTASIYDKIIQYGELTKEIERLIEEELDQDPVETGCPYLLQIHYMLSQARDFEDQMTVMADVSSDDAKRTVQKLFQKNEVLVKKFDKLLGGLIVDIIEIVRSENSSLAIRVFKVVDLEEKEDLKIIALRNIIMQQAIELNSSKSKKLPNSVQTSKFSLDKITDKDYQLKKAIYDELLNGSISGRTNVRNYKSFVFDTIRQSIQNIFIEVRREYQGERRFEVLENLDWVFNELLLVKDHLSKYCPEYLNIFDIYFEFYYDELNVLINELVESEPETIFILDILDFDRTFKKVLISDFGFDKNDVKTIIGDEQKERLFADYLNLLVTKMQEWISNLIKAEFDIFSERSTPPHTDSEGLLYLDGTKTCFQMFTQQVEVASGSNQSKILVGVIEKFCGLLQTRQKDWNVEIQTEVKKLIKYNQLYNIDPHNIPSEYDCPGGLVEYLTAVANDQMRAADYAVAISNKYGELVSKVYEKSITNHIESTLDGFAEVAKRASMGIITIMFDDLTKPYEEIFGKTWYNGSQAQQISDTLVEYLTDLKTQMNPFVFTTLVESVVEETILEFVGSLKYEHSFKNKNNKFLECMKRDFEIFYKLFIQFIPDTEDKAIIIDEKFKLMEFFMDFSCSPADEILNTWNKCLAEYWDTPVEMLQAILKCRKDIDNSKRKQLVLEASRIFADPERVSQMVNNGVPPTFISRLVLT, encoded by the coding sequence ATGCCACAGACTACAAATATTGAGAAAGTCTCAGACTTACTCAAGGATGATATCTCATTAGAGAAGATATCTGGAATTAAagaacaattaataaaagaaaagtcCACACTAGAATATCAATTAAGTAAAAAATCAGACCATTACTATGGGTTAGTAGAAGAAGGTTTGAATTTACTAGACATCTCTCAAGAGTCAGTTAAAGTCGTTAGACAAAGTTTGAACGACGTAAATAAATTAAGCACAGAGAACAGAAGTTCTATATCTAGATATGACGTTATCTTTAATTCGACTAAAGCATATGAATTTATTGACATGACAGCATCAATTtatgataaaattattcaatatgGAGAACTTACGAAAGAAATTGAGCGTctaattgaagaagaactTGATCAAGATCCGGTCGAGACAGGTTGTCCTTACCTTTTACAAATACATTATATGTTATCACAAGCTCGTGATTTCGAAGATCAGATGACTGTTATGGCAGATGTATCCAGTGACGATGCTAAACGAACAGTTCAGAagttatttcaaaaaaatgaagTTCTAGTTAAAAAATTCGATAAATTATTGGGCGGATTAATAGttgatataattgaaatagTAAGGTCGGAGAATTCTTCTTTAGCGATAAGAGTTTTTAAAGTGGTGGATCTTGAAGAAAAGGAAGatcttaaaattattgctttaagaaatataataatgcaaCAAGCTATTGAATTGAATAGTTCAAAAAGTAAGAAGTTACCAAATTCGGTACAAACttctaaattttctttgGACAAGATAACAGACAAGGATTATCAACTCAAGAAGGCTATTTATGACGAGTTATTGAATGGTTCGATATCGGGCAGAACTAATGTGAGAAACTATAAAAGTTTTGTCTTTGACACCATCAGACAATCGATacagaatatatttattgaagtACGAAGAGAATACCAAGGTGAGAGGAGATTCGAAGTTTTAGAAAACCTTGATTGGgtattcaatgaattattattggtTAAAGATCATCTATCGAAATATTGTCcagaatatttgaatatttttgatatatattttgaattttattacGATGAACTAAATGTTTTAATTAACGAACTAGTGGAATCTGAACCGGAAaccatatttattttagaCATATTAGATTTCGATAGAACATTTAAGAAAGTATTAATCAGTGATTTTGGTTTCGATAAGAATGATGTCAAAACAATCATTGGTGatgaacaaaaagaaagattatTTGCTGATTATTTGAACTTATTAGTTACTAAAATGCAAGAATGGATATCTAATTTGATTAAAGCagaatttgatatattttccGAAAGATCAACTCCGCCACATACGGATTCTGAAGGTTTATTGTACTTAGACGGTACAAAAACATGTTTCCAAATGTTTACGCAACAAGTTGAAGTGGCTTCGGGATCAAATCAATCTAAGATCTTAGTAGGTGTTATCGAAAAATTCTGTGGACTATTACAAACTAGACAGAAGGACTGGAATGTTGAAATACAAACCGAAGTTAAGAAACTgattaaatataatcaattatACAACATAGATCCTCACAATATACCTTCAGAATATGACTGTCCGGGTGGTTTAGTTGAATACTTGACTGCTGTGGCAAATGACCAAATGAGAGCAGCTGATTATGCTGTAGCTATTTCGAATAAATATGGTGAACTAGTCAGCAAAGTATatgaaaaatcaataacCAATCATATTGAAAGTACCCTTGATGGTTTTGCAGAAGTTGCAAAGCGTGCATCGATGGgtattattactattatgTTTGATGACTTAACTAAGCCATATGAGGAGATATTTGGTAAAACATGGTATAACGGTTCGCAAGCACAACAGATATCGGATACCCTAGTTGAATATTTGACGGACTTGAAAACTCAAATGAATCCTTTTGTCTTTACAACTTTAGTTGAGTCTGTTGTAGAAGAGACTATTTTAGAATTCGTTGGATCATTGAAGTATGAGCATTcgtttaaaaataaaaataataaatttttagaatGTATGAAGAGAGACTtcgaaatattttataaattatttatccAATTCATTCCAGATACTGAGGATAAAGCAATAATCATTGATgagaaatttaaattaatggAATTTTTCATGGACTTCAGTTGTAGTCCAGCGgatgaaatattgaatacaTGGAACAAATGTCTTGCTGAATATTGGGACACACCAGTGGAGATGTTGCAAGCCATTTTAAAGTGCAGGaaagatattgataattctAAGCGCAAGCAGCTTGTGCTTGAAGCCAGTAGGATATTTGCTGATCCTGAACGTGTGTCTCAAATGGTCAACAACGGAGTTCCCCCAACATTCATTAGTAGATTAGTATTAACCTAA
- the VTC1 gene encoding Vtc1p (similar to Saccharomyces cerevisiae VTC1 (YER072W); ancestral locus Anc_7.260) — protein sequence MSSAPLLQKAPGKKIALPTRVEPKVFFANERTFLSWLNFTVMLGGLGVGLLNFGDSVGRISAGLFTFVAMGTMIYALVTYHWRAAAIRRRGSGPYDDRLGPTLLCFFLLIAVVVNFILRLKYGNDTA from the coding sequence ATGTCTTCTGCTCCATTATTACAAAAGGCTCCAGGGAAGAAGATTGCATTACCTACTAGAGTTGAACCAAAGGTTTTCTTTGCCAATGAGCGTACTTTTTTGTCATGGCTAAATTTTACTGTCATGTTGGGCGGTTTAGGTGTTGGGTTATTGAATTTCGGGGACTCCGTTGGTAGAATCAGTGCTGGTCTGTTTACATTTGTTGCCATGGGAACCATGATATACGCATTAGTCACATACCACTGGCGTGCCGCTGCAATTAGGCGTAGAGGTTCGGGGCCATACGATGACAGACTGGGTCCAACATTACTatgttttttcttgttgATTGCAGTTGTTGTAAACTTTATCTTAAGATTGAAGTATGGTAATGACACAGCATAG
- the AIM9 gene encoding Aim9p (similar to Saccharomyces cerevisiae YER080W; ancestral locus Anc_7.271): MLRSLASKQPATVARAGTALRVFNESIICSRYTKVSSRCLSNNPGKVFTKLTDDNDPKRDAFFKYSWGSWIINDKIEKERRTTKFSIEGLNTILNDLYSQSQTLAKTKKKDVVEPPCYNKNLTVSLPHNLSIENIGTINPNEKVQIVSMASLHEGKHHRIYKISTNLDKSFILRIPYPLEKEHVIAERIKSEVATMDFVDLKLDINTPKVFSFGVNKLNPLRQPFILQEFVDGTLLMRDWSPLANDTSEGKPDDKLKDVVGQVSKFHSKLISTKFNGFGSIYFTKDVKESENNEKGTPLYDNEKDESLRGRWKLGPSVDRSLWRRKDSLPVEEHKKFTGPWSASSPLDVIKSIGSLELANVKEKLLSKEKIDAAEEAILKEQESTFTNFTKISTKLINVKTKAIPNITELLEPRMNHPDLDPMNVLINDTKGAYLLDFEGTSLKPLLFQSSPQFMTYDGPKIFNLKKDIPEFDKLNESEKVQYEFMYKRTRNQHLWETKLYERHPNLISSVAPPIKMIRNPYTSMIEMKTKKDYLLVDESLMQLKEIWDVLRKNKLVDDIEFPIDYTKEQIEKHVEDLNNYHESLLSRPFAATQGWIPQDMFETLLKSKIIVKQANGDYKVEQPTQATK, translated from the coding sequence ATGTTAAGATCATTGGCTTCAAAGCAACCTGCTACGGTTGCTAGGGCAGGTACAGCATTGCGTGTGTTTAATGAATCAATTATTTGCAGTAGATACACTAAAGTATCCTCGAGGTGTTTGAGTAACAACCCAGGGAAGGTGTTCACTAAATTAACAGATGACAACGATCCTAAAAGAGATgctttctttaaatattcatgGGGTTCTTGGataataaatgataaaattgaaaaggAAAGAAGAACAACTAAGTTTTCTATTGAGGGTCTTAAtacaattttaaatgatttgtATTCTCAATCTCAAACATTAGCCaagacaaagaaaaaagatgTTGTCGAACCTCCTTgctataataaaaatttaactgTTTCCTTACCTCATAATCTATCTATTGAGAACATTGGTACTATAAACCCAAATGAAAAAGTTCAAATAGTGAGTATGGCTAGTTTACATGAAGGCAAGCACCATAGAATCTACAAAATCTCAACAAATTTAGATAAATCCTTCATATTGAGAATCCCATATCCTCTTGAGAAGGAACATGTTATTGCTGAAAGAATAAAGAGTGAAGTTGCCACAATGGATTTTGTTGATTTGAAGTTAGATATTAACACCCCGAAGGTTTTTAGTTTTGGTGTTAACAAACTAAATCCTTTGAGACAGCCTTTCATTTTACAAGAATTTGTCGATGGTACTTTATTAATGAGAGATTGGAGTCCATTGGCTAATGACACCTCAGAAGGTAAACCagatgataaattaaaggatGTAGTCGGTCAAGTTTCCAAATTTCACTCTAAGTTAATTTCTACGAAATTCAATGGATTTGGATCGATATATTTCACTAAGGATGTGAAAGAATCTgaaaacaatgaaaaaGGAACACCATTatatgataatgaaaaggATGAAAGTCTGAGAGGCAGATGGAAGTTAGGACCAAGTGTTGACAGAAGTTTATGGAGGAGGAAGGATTCATTACCGGTGGAGGAACATAAGAAGTTCACAGGTCCTTGGAGCGCTTCCTCTCCATTAGATGTCATTAAATCCATAGGTTCCTTGGAGCTTGCCAATGTTAAAGAGAAATTATTGTcgaaagaaaaaatagatGCAGCAGAAGAAGCTATTTTAAAAGAGCAAGAAAGTACATTCACCAATTTCACCAAAATCTCtacaaaattaataaatgtaaaGACAAAAGCAATTCCAAACATCACCGAATTGTTAGAACCAAGAATGAACCACCCTGATTTAGATCCAATGAATGTCCTGATCAATGATACCAAAGGTGCGTATTTACTAGACTTTGAAGGTACTTCTTTAAAACCATTGCTTTTCCAAAGTTCTCCACAATTTATGACATACGATGGTCCAAAGATATTTAATCTAAAGAAAGATATCCCTGAATTTGATAAGTTGAATGAATCAGAGAAAGTTCAATATGAATTCATGTATAAAAGAACACGTAACCAACATCTCTGGGAGACAAAACTATATGAAAGACACCCTAATTTGATTTCCTCTGTAGCACCACCCATCAAGATGATTAGAAATCCGTATACTTCCATGATTGAAATGAAGACTAAGAAGGATTATTTATTAGTTGATGAATCATTGAtgcaattgaaagaaatatgGGATGTCttaagaaaaaacaaattagtAGACGATATTGAATTCCCAATTGATTACACTAAGGAACAAATTGAGAAACATgttgaagatttaaataattatcatGAATCATTACTTTCGAGGCCATTTGCTGCGACACAAGGATGGATTCCTCAAGATATGTTTGAAACTCTGCTTAAATCAAAGATAATAGTTAAACAAGCGAATGGGGATTACAAGGTCGAACAACCGACCCAAGCGACTAAATAA
- the MRX1 gene encoding Mrx1p (similar to Saccharomyces cerevisiae YER077C; ancestral locus Anc_7.266): MLNFRRFSVLVKRDIHHSSVRAGNQLKEKLHYFKTHNVVLRKTAKQLVKLQEQKNRDIKKLHKTPYSKQHALHILNKKYLNSSPDADPIKIDIGPASNEDVQYMTMTKDKRMMYTILGISGEQLRDAKLVNDVVTRFLRRSQVEKAIWVVRLAKQRGASGLNSIIKYYIKDMNQPLSAIKLYNWSKKWGIPTNEYTYTILFSELSQVPQPLSKKIIDSISNIVERKIEKNELNQIEYNAALSTLCNHDNVTPLLKLFETKIPGVYKEPQSYTWILKALSNIDSDELFVDVFDSVISEIKGKHIDSKLLYEICNTLNKRNNLEFSRTSMIAIQRYFNVTIAEKPELIHSGIVHLPELADWKIGKRFPLNRHIYSLFLDACLNSGNYQTGIRSFEEIAKKNPLMIDLAMCHNLLSIVIQKEPKNCAFKCLDIFKMMEEKLNIKISKHTIVLINKSFVRQSLKAKSYYNAEIIENMMNAYLDFLKTNDGVYSNLYKSRILGKKSWKFLFVVIKNLNKTGEIPTKILESVVHEYMKSINSGIFDVINLKEGQTKDLISEDVYISLEGIRLIKLYLELFSIDNFNDSKLADMSEESKRDFLFRRLLLRYKNKLVERVDYLEKGEFDKIKGEMEYIIKKWSTMILKNEIPNTIINEK, encoded by the coding sequence ATGTTGAATTTCAGACGGTTTAGTGTCCTTGTTAAACGAGATATCCATCATTCTAGTGTCAGGGCAGGAAATCAgttgaaagaaaaattacaTTATTTTAAGACTCACAATGTCGTATTAAGAAAAACTGCTAAACAATTGGTGAAATTGCAAGAACAGAAGAATAgagatattaaaaagttACATAAAACACCATATTCCAAACAGCATGCTCtacatatattaaataaaaaataccTGAACTCATCGCCTGATGCAGACCCAATTAAAATCGATATCGGTCCTGCTAGCAACGAAGATGTACAGTACATGACTATGACGAAGGACAAAAGAATGATGTACACAATTTTAGGTATATCAGGTGAACAATTAAGAGATGCAAAACTTGTTAACGATGTAGTAACACGATTTTTGCGCCGTAGTCAGGTAGAGAAGGCAATATGGGTTGTGAGATTAGCAAAGCAAAGAGGAGCATCTGGTTTAAAtagtattattaaatattatatcaaagATATGAATCAGCCATTGTCAGCAATCAAATTGTACAATTGGTCCAAAAAATGGGGAATACCAACTAATGAATATACGTATACTATACTATTTAGTGAGTTATCCCAAGTTCCCCAACCGTTGtccaaaaaaattatagactctatatcaaatattgttgaaagaaagatagaaaaaaatgaattaaatcaaattgAATACAATGCTGCGTTAAGCACGCTCTGTAATCACGACAACGTGACCCCATTGTTAAAATTGTTTGAAACGAAAATCCCAGGTGTTTATAAAGAACCACAATCATACACTTGGATACTAAAGGCCTTGTCAAATATTGATTCAGATGAACTTTTTGTTGATGTATTTGATAGTGTGATCTCGGAAATTAAAGGCAAACATATCGACTCCAAGTTGCTATATGAAATTTGTAATACTCTGAATAAAAGGAACAATCTTGAATTTAGCAGGACATCTATGATAGCAAttcaaagatattttaacgTTACTATAGCAGAGAAGCCTGAATTAATACACTCTGGGATAGTTCATTTGCCAGAGCTAGCCGATTGGAAGATTGGAAAAAGATTTCCTTTGAATAGGCATATTTATAGTTTATTCTTAGATGCATGCCTTAACTCGGGAAATTATCAAACTGGAATTAGAAGCTTTGAAGAGATTGCTAAAAAGAATCCTCTGATGATTGATTTGGCAATGTGCCATAACTTACTTTCAATTGTAATCCAAAAGGAACCGAAGAACTGTGCTTTTAAATGTTTAgatatctttaaaatgaTGGAAGAAAAactaaatattaaaatctCCAAGCATACAATTGTATTAATTAACAAATCTTTTGTAAGACAATCTTTAAAAGCTAAGTCATATTATAATGCTGAGATAATAGAAAACATGATGAATGCATATTTAGActttttaaaaacaaacGATGGCGTCTATTCTAATCTTTACAAGTCAAGGATTCTTGGTAAAAAATCATGGAAATTTCTTTTCGTtgttatcaaaaatttaaacaaaACTGGGGAGATACCCACCAAAATTTTAGAAAGTGTGGTACATGAATATATGAAATCAATTAACTCTGGAATTTTTGATGTTATTAACTTAAAGGAAGGACAGACCAAAGACTTAATATCAGAAGatgtttatatttctttggAAGGTATTAGATTGATTAAACTATatttagaattattttcaatcgataatttcaatgattCTAAATTAGCAGACATGTCAGAAGAAAGTAAAAGAGACTTTTTATTCAGAAGATTACTATTGAGATATAAGAACAAATTAGTTGAAAGAGTCGACTATCTTGAAAAGGGGGagtttgataaaattaaaggtGAAAtggaatatataattaaaaaatggaGTACAATGATTCTGAAAAACGAGATACCTAATACAATAATCAATGagaaataa
- the PCI8 gene encoding Pci8p (similar to Saccharomyces cerevisiae PCI8 (YIL071C); ancestral locus Anc_7.267), whose translation MSDTTHPVYVDRIHHLIALNIGTESEKNEWSKDVIDYMSRIQCFKTPYLNDFLEKYDRAKDVNDLVKTSMRCEDEWKEKVISHDYNGAISLLESRFSNSTSIYRKFELIAELYLLDKKFMQVEELEYRVCCSIINYDEIQKEEFDSYRKIRLILLASYWHQGRFSDCSITFFKFIEEDQGFLTFISEIEDVKAAECKTLLLKEEIIMYVVISTIVYIPINKYDVFLYLEDINELFKVFPLLRTCLQLLVKTRFNEFLKIWNSNIKEIFESSVFLYNSWHSVDFIMTSKLLFFYLRMSNQITINYLSETLGLEYGIVREQLTQLIEAGKLNFEITGDDVIFKPRHHFEDIILELNKNYEDINDILKKRNEKTGSVKQSIQDIISDNYNSTLSNTTTNDH comes from the coding sequence ATGAGTGACACTACGCATCCTGTTTATGTTGATAGGATTCACCATTTAATAGCACTTAACATTGGTACAGAAAGTGAGAAGAATGAATGGTCAAAAGATGTAATTGATTATATGAGTAGGATACAATGTTTCAAAACtccatatttaaatgatttcCTTGAAAAGTATGATAGAGCAAAAGATGTTAATGATTTAGTGAAAACTAGTATGAGATGTGAAGATGAATGGAAGGAAAAAGTTATTTCACATGATTATAATGGAGCAATTTCTTTATTGGAAAGTcgtttttcaaattctacTTCAATTTATAGAAAATTTGAACTAATTGCTGAActatatttattagataaaaaattcatGCAAGTTGAAGAACTCGAATATAGAGTATGCTGttcaattattaattatgaTGAAATACAGAAAGAAGAGTTTGATTCCTATAGAAAAATAAGGCTTATATTATTAGCATCCTACTGGCACCAAGGTCGTTTTTCAGATTGTAGTATAAcgttttttaaatttatagaaGAAGATCAAGGTTTTCTGACATTTATCtcagaaattgaagatgttAAAGCAGCCGAATGTAAGAcactattattaaaagaagagaTTATAATGTATGTCGTTATATCAACGATTGTATACATCCCAATTAATAAGTATGATgtctttttatatttggAAGATATTAATGAACTTTTCAAAGTGTTCCCATTGCTCAGGACATGTTTACAATTACTAGTGAAAACTagatttaatgaattccttaaaatttggaattctaacattaaagaaatatttgaatcctcagtttttttatataattccTGGCATAGtgttgattttattatgacttccaaattattatttttctatttaaGAATGTCAAATCAGATAACAATCAACTACCTTTCAGAAACTTTGGGACTAGAGTACGGTATTGTACGAGAACAATTGACACAACTTATTGAAGCCGggaaattgaattttgaaataactGGTGATGACGTTATATTCAAACCTAGACATcattttgaagatattattctcgagttaaataaaaattatgagGACATAAATGACATACTCAAAAAACGTAACGAGAAAACAGGGTCGGTGAAACAATCTATTCAAGACATTATCTCtgataattataatagCACACTTAGTAACACAACAACTAATGATCATTAA
- the MAM33 gene encoding Mam33p (similar to Saccharomyces cerevisiae MAM33 (YIL070C); ancestral locus Anc_7.265), producing the protein MSFRLLTRSAVQRNIVNNIIRRSNISSSRNSIISSSIKLSSTFLNRQFSSSITRFDQLSNNVASILKSEYNLESDALKNSDETITETNTSINEYLTKYSFELVESKGVNVQEIVKRTDKETIRVFFDIAQVANLPYDPVMNDEATAQNENGESSNLVNEDDFNSLADNFANVNVVVTNNAKKTAVSFELLMNLAEGSFYVDSVTPFETETAALDRTADSEVKRELAYHGPPFTNLDEELQEALEVYLESRGITSELTSFITGYSELKENTEYISWLNNMANFFEK; encoded by the coding sequence ATGTCATTCCGTCTTTTAACTCGTTCCGCTGTCCAAAGAAATATTgttaacaatattataagaAGAAGTAATATTTCTTCCTCAAGAAACAGTATAATCTCATCCTCTATCAAATTAAGTTCAACTTTTTTGAATAGACAATTTTCTAGTTCCATCACTAGGTTCGATCAATTATCCAATAACGTTGCTAGTATTTTGAAATCAGAATACAATTTGGAATCAGATGCTCTAAAAAACTCTGATGAAACAATTACAGAAACAAATACAAgtattaatgaatatttaactaaatattcatttgaaCTAGTGGAATCAAAGGGTGTCAATGTACAAGAGATTGTTAAGAGAACAGACAAAGAAACCATTAGAGtgttttttgatattgCACAAGTGGCAAATTTACCATATGATCCAGTTATGAATGATGAGGCTACTGctcaaaatgaaaatggtGAATCTTCTAACTTGgtaaatgaagatgatttcaattctttagCCGATAATTTCGCTAATGTTAACGTTGTCGTTACTAATAACGCTAAAAAAACTGCTGTTTCTTTCGAACTGTTAATGAATTTGGCAGAAGGTTCTTTCTATGTTGACAGCGTTACTCCATTTGAAACTGAAACTGCTGCATTAGACAGAACTGCAGATTCTGAAGTTAAAAGGGAGTTGGCTTACCATGGCCCACCATTTACTAACTTAGATGAAGAGTTACAGGAAGCTCTAGAAGTCTACTTAGAAAGTAGAGGTATTACCAGTGAACTAACTTCTTTCATTACAGGATACTCtgaattgaaagaaaatacagaatatatttcatGGTTGAATAATATGgctaatttttttgaaaaataa
- the TDA2 gene encoding Tda2p (similar to Saccharomyces cerevisiae YER071C; ancestral locus Anc_7.259) — translation MSVEIEGSKLENCPLNKDKLVELIETCYEKLKDNFENDKFIQEILSSLNSHSSIYKYIVTITGLDINNLNDNNMNLNIVNSFGASWSPKKDGLYNYVINKENEDSEQQKMSQLLITIIWISK, via the coding sequence ATGAGTGTTGAAATCGAGGGATCTAAACTTGAGAATTGCCCATtgaataaagataaattgGTTGAACTGATTGAAACCTGTTATGAGAAGTTGAAGGACAATTTTGAGAATGATAAATTCattcaagaaattttgAGCTCTTTAAACAGTCattcttcaatttataaatatatagtCACTATCACAGGGTTAGacattaataatttgaatgaCAACAAtatgaatttaaatatagTAAATTCATTTGGTGCTTCTTGGTCACCAAAAAAAGAtggtttatataattatgttattaataaagaaaacgAAGATTCAGAGCAACAGAAAATGTCTCAATTACTAATAACGATAATATGGATATCTAAATAA